The sequence CCGCAGATCGCCTGGCTGCTGCCGCTCGCCGTGCTCGCCGCGGTCCTCGGCGTCCTCTGGCGCACCGGGCAGCCGCGAACCGACCTGCCGCGCGCGGGATTTGTGATGTGGGGCGGCTGGCTGGCCATCCACGCCCTGGCGTTCAGCACCTCCAACGGCAACCACGCCTACTACACGGCCGTCATCGCCCCGGCGCTCGCCGCGCTGACCGGCGGCGGACTCGCGCTCTTCCGCGCGGAGTACGACTCGGAGCACGAGTCGGGGCACGCTTCGGGGTACGAGTCGGGGTACGCGGCGGTGCACGGGCCGGGGCAGGCGGCGGAGCGCAAGGCGGGCGGCCGACGGCACATGGCACTGCCGGCAGCGATCGTGCTGACGGTGGCGTGGGCGCTGGTGCTCGACTGGCCGACCCGGTTCGTCTCCTGGCTGCTGCCGGTCGCCGTGATGCTCGCGCTGTGCGGCGTGGTGGGCCTGTGGACCCGCGGGCCGCGCACGTCCCCGCGGATGGTCCACAGCGCCCTCGCCGCCGGGATCGCGGCCACCCTGGTCGTACCGGCCGGCTGGGCCCTCTCCAGCCTCGACCCGCTCTACGCGGGCGCCACCACCTCGCCGATGACCGGTCCGGTCGGCACCGCGTACCACGACGGCGCCCATCCCCGGCACGCTCCGCGCAGGCCAGGGCTCGACCAGCCCAGCGCCCGTGACACCGCCCTGCTCGACTACCTCACCACGCACCGCCACGGCGAGAAGTACCTGCTCGCCACCCAGGCCGCCTACACCGCCGAGCCCCTGCTGCGCGCGAAGTCCGAGCCCGTCCTCGTCATGGGCGGCTTCACCGGCAACACCCCCTTCCCCACCGCCCCGCAGCTCGGCAGCCTCGTCACCGCCCACCAGCTGCGCTACGCGCTGCTCACCACCCAGCGCCCCACCACGCCCGCCACCACCTGGGTGAAGTCCCACTGCACCCGCATCCGCCCCACCGCCTACGGCCGCCGCACCGACGGCAGCTTCACCCTCTACGACTGCAGCCCCCGGGGGTGAGGCGGCGATGCGCCACACCGGCACCGAGTCAGTGGAGGCAGAGGCAGAACGGGTGGCCGGCCGGGTCCGCGTAGACCCGCCAGTTGGCCCCCGGGCGGAGCTGGTCCGTCCGCTCCAGCACGGTCGCGCCGAGAGCGAGCGCCCGCTTCTCCTCCCCGTCGAGATCGTCCACGTCGAAGTCCAGGTGGAGTTGCTGCGGACGCTGCTGACCGGGCCATTCGGGCGGTCGGTACCCGTCCGCCCGCTGGCAGGCCAGCGGCGTCCCCTCGAACCCGTGCACCTCGACCCAGTCGGAATCCTCCGGGTCCGCGACCACGCGGCCGCCGAGCAGATCCGCGTAGAACTCCGCGAGTCGTACCGGATCGGCGCAGTCCAGCGCGATCGCCTGCAGCTTTCGAATCACTTCCGGCACTCCTCGCTCTTCGGCCGCTTCCGCGACACCCCCGTACGCGAAGGGTCGTACCCACCTCCGCGGCGGGCATGCGCGGCGGCACGCCGGCGGCAACCGGCTGCTCGGGCAGTCTGTCCCGCACCGCTCCCAGGTGCGGCCGGCTTTAAATGAGTTGGGCCGGCCGGCCCCCGCTGGTACCGTCTGGGCAGCCGTGAGAGAACGCGAGGAGGTGAGAGACCCATGAAGGCGGTATGTGTGTGGGTGCTCCCCCTTTTCGTCACGGTGGGCGATTGACTCAGGTGTCGCCGGGAGCGCCTCCGACAAGGCACTCCTGAGAGGCAACACCTATGAACTTTGCGCATTCCACTTCGGGCACGGGCAACCACGCGGTCGCGGTCACGCGGGTGTCGGACATGCAGTGGCACGCCGTGGAGGACGACCTGACGGTCGGCCGCGGCGTCGCTTCGCGCCGGCCCGACGGACGGCTCTTCATCAGCATCGACGCGTGGCACGGCGCGGTCTTCGACCGCATCGCCGACGCGATGCTGACGGACCTTCCGACACCGCTGTACACCGTGATCGACGAGGCCGACCACGACTCGAGGTCCGCCTGGGAGCGGGCCGGCTTCGTCACCGCACGCCGCGAGTGGGGCTATCTCGTGCCCACCGACCCGCAGGTCACCGGGCTCGGCTCGGTGCGGCCCCCGTCAGGCGTGACGATCGTGCCCGCCGGTGCGGCGGAAGAGGGTCCGTTGCGCGCCCTGGACCGGGTCATCCGCGACGAGGTCGAGGCCTCCGTCGGATGGCATACGATGCCGGCCGAGGTGCTGCCCCGCCCGGCGGGAACCACCCTGCTCGACCCGTCGAAGTACGCGGTGGCACGGCATGTGGACCAGTACGTGGGGCTCATCCGGGTGGCGCCGCTGACCCGGCGGCCACGGATCGGGCTGATCGCCGTCCGGGCTGACAGACACCGCCGGGGCATCGCCCGTGCGCTGCTGGCCCACGCGCTGGGTTCGCTGCACCGCTCCGGGACCGCAACGGCATGGGCCGAGGTGAACGAGTCCAACGCGGCGGCCATCGCCCTGTTCGAGAGCAGCGGTGCCCGGCGCGCGGACAGCACCCTGGAACTCGTCCGCCGCTGACGCCCCGTCACACCACACCCGGGACTAAGTTCCCAACCGAACACACCGTCACAGAACGGGAGAAGTGAGAGACCATGACGAAATCAGCAGGGGGCGTGGAAGTCGAAGGCACCGTCATCGAGTGCCTGCGCAACGCCACCTTCCATGTGGAACTGCAGAACGGGCACACGGTGCTCGCCCACATCAGTGGGAAGATCCGGAAGAACCACATCAGGATCCTCCCGTACGACCGGGTGCTCGTGGAACTCAGCCCCTACGACCTCACCCGCGGCCGGATCCGCTACCGGTACCGGGCGTAGCGGCAGGAACCGGCCGGGTCAACCCGGTGAGTTCCAGCCCGCTAGGCGTTTCAATAGCCCGGAAGTCGGTGGGCAGTGCCGTAATGCGCCATCCCGGAAGGGCAGTTTCATTGCCTTCACCGGAAAGCCACGCTGGCTCGAACTATCAGTTCCCCGTGGACACCCCCCAACCCCCCAAATATAGTCTGGGGAATGCGGACAGCGAGGCTTCACGGAACCGCGGACCTGCGGGTCGGGGACGAGCCGGCGCCGGAGGCCGGCGAGGGTGAGACCCTGGTGCGGGTGACCGCGGTAGGGATTTGCGGGTCGGACCTGCATTGGTACGAAGACGGCGCGATCGGCGACGCGAAGCTGGAACGGCCGCTGGTGCCCGGGCACGAGGGCGCCGGCGAGATCGTGGCCGGGCCGCGGCGCGGGGAGCGGGTCGCGATCGACCCGGCGATCCCGTGCGAGACGTGCCAGGCGTGCCGGGACGGGCGCCGGAACCTGTGCTACAGCATCCTGTTCTCCGGGCACGGGGTGACGGACGGGATGATGCGCGAGGTCATGCCGTGGCCGTCACATCGGCTGCACCCGCTGCCCGACACGGTGTCCGACGCGAGCGGCGCGATGCTGGAGCCCCTGGGCGTCGCGCTGTGGGCACTTGACCTGGGACAGGTGCCGTTCGGCGGCACGGTGGCAGTTGTGGGCTGTGGCCCCGTCGGCCTGCTGCTGATCCAACTGCTGCGTGCCGCCGGGGTGTCCCGCCTGATCGCGGTCGAGCCGCTCCCCCACCGGCGTGAAGCCGCCGCCAAGTGGGGCGCCGACGAGGTCCTCGCCCCGTCTCCCGTCTCCGCGTCCGCCCTTGCCCCCGCGGCGGCGCTTCCCGACTTTTCCTCCTACGGCGTTGACGTCGCCTTCGAGATGGCCGGGAACGACGACGCGGTACACATCGCCATGGAGTCCGTACGACCGGGCGGGCGCGTGGTGCTCGGCGGCATCCCGGGCTCGGACACGACGACGTTCCGCGCCTCGCTCGCGCGCGGCAAGGAACTGACCATCGCGATGGTGCGCCGGATGAACGAGGTCTACCCGCGCGCCATCGACCTCGCCGCGCGCGGCGTGGTGGCGCTCGACCCCCTGGTGACGTCCCGGGTCCCGCTGGCCGACGCGCCCGCCGCGTTTGCCGCCGCCCAGCGCCGCACTGGCCTGAAAGTCATCATCACGCCGTAACCGTCGTCGGCCGTCCGGTTCTCGATGGCCGTAGCCTGCCTGGCCTCGAACCTCGTGCATGCAGGGCGCCGTCCCGGGGCCCGGATTTCGGCGCGGACCAGCGTCCCTCGCCCGCGTCGGCGCATCTTCGGCAGCTGGGCCAGGGCGAGGCGGGCTGTTCCGAGCCGGCCGACGGCGGTGTCACTGCCCCCGTTTTCCCGGCCGCAACAGGGCCCGCGACCGGTTCGCAGGGCCCCCGATCCGTGGTCCGCACACGGGACCGGCCGATGATGGCCGAAGGTCTTCTTCCAGGTCGCGGCGGCATCCTGCTTCTCGGAGTGCACCAGCACCCGTACGCCGTCGACGGGACGCCAACCCGGCGCGGAAGGTTAGGGGTTGACCCCCAGGAGCGCGTCTGCTTAGCCTGAATTCGCTACGCCGAATGATGTAGTCGGCAGCCCTGTTGCAATTGACCTCGGGCTTGAGGGGGACGATGTCCGATTTAGCGGCGAGCGGCATACTGACGGAGCCGATCGCAATCATCGGGATGGCATGCCGGTACCCCGGGGGTTTGGCATCTCCCGAAGAACTGTGGGAATTCCTCACAGCCGGCTCCGAGGCCATATCCGATTTTCCCGCCGACCGGGGGTGGGACCTCGACCGTCTCCACTCGGATTCCGATCAGCCCGGTTCCAGCTCTGTGAACCGGGGCGGGTTCCTCGACGCCGCCGAATTTGACGCCGCGTTTTTCAGCGTATCGCCGCGAGAGGCGGTCGCCATGCACCCCGAACAGCGTATCCTGCTCGAGGTCTCATGGGAGGCATGTGAACGCGCCATGCTGGACCCGCTATCGGTGAGCGGGATGAACATGGGCGTGTTCGCGGCGCGGCTGTCGACCGAATACGGTCCGCCGATGCATCTGGCACCGGACGGCTCCGCCGGGCTGATGCTCACCGGGAACATACCCAGCGCGATCAGCGGCCGGATCGCCTACACGCTGGGGGTCGTCGGGCCGGCGATCACGATAGACACCGCCTCTTCCGGTTCTCTGGTCGCGATCC comes from Streptomyces sp. FXJ1.172 and encodes:
- a CDS encoding ArnT family glycosyltransferase produces the protein MTAIPAAKPTGAHRGRRAANRRSGRPEDAPRWERPALASVLVVATVLYSWGIGHAALHPYYGAAIRSMAGSWRAFLFGGLDAGGTISIDKLPGAFWPDAVCVWLFGPHTWAAALPQVVEGVLTVWLVHRIVRAWAGAFAALIAALTLTLTPVTAVLARATIPDTALTLLLVAAAGALQKAVRTERLLPLITCGIWVGLAFQTKMLQAWLVLPVFAAVYQLVAPGTPLKRALRVLLGGAVALAVSCSWVLIAWATPAADRPYLDGTSNNDPFTLVFGYNGMSRFSSDSTAFGAVAGTATSRTTGNTGWNMLINHTVGPQIAWLLPLAVLAAVLGVLWRTGQPRTDLPRAGFVMWGGWLAIHALAFSTSNGNHAYYTAVIAPALAALTGGGLALFRAEYDSEHESGHASGYESGYAAVHGPGQAAERKAGGRRHMALPAAIVLTVAWALVLDWPTRFVSWLLPVAVMLALCGVVGLWTRGPRTSPRMVHSALAAGIAATLVVPAGWALSSLDPLYAGATTSPMTGPVGTAYHDGAHPRHAPRRPGLDQPSARDTALLDYLTTHRHGEKYLLATQAAYTAEPLLRAKSEPVLVMGGFTGNTPFPTAPQLGSLVTAHQLRYALLTTQRPTTPATTWVKSHCTRIRPTAYGRRTDGSFTLYDCSPRG
- a CDS encoding VOC family protein produces the protein MIRKLQAIALDCADPVRLAEFYADLLGGRVVADPEDSDWVEVHGFEGTPLACQRADGYRPPEWPGQQRPQQLHLDFDVDDLDGEEKRALALGATVLERTDQLRPGANWRVYADPAGHPFCLCLH
- a CDS encoding GNAT family N-acetyltransferase; translation: MNFAHSTSGTGNHAVAVTRVSDMQWHAVEDDLTVGRGVASRRPDGRLFISIDAWHGAVFDRIADAMLTDLPTPLYTVIDEADHDSRSAWERAGFVTARREWGYLVPTDPQVTGLGSVRPPSGVTIVPAGAAEEGPLRALDRVIRDEVEASVGWHTMPAEVLPRPAGTTLLDPSKYAVARHVDQYVGLIRVAPLTRRPRIGLIAVRADRHRRGIARALLAHALGSLHRSGTATAWAEVNESNAAAIALFESSGARRADSTLELVRR
- the infA gene encoding translation initiation factor IF-1, producing MTKSAGGVEVEGTVIECLRNATFHVELQNGHTVLAHISGKIRKNHIRILPYDRVLVELSPYDLTRGRIRYRYRA
- a CDS encoding zinc-dependent alcohol dehydrogenase — translated: MRTARLHGTADLRVGDEPAPEAGEGETLVRVTAVGICGSDLHWYEDGAIGDAKLERPLVPGHEGAGEIVAGPRRGERVAIDPAIPCETCQACRDGRRNLCYSILFSGHGVTDGMMREVMPWPSHRLHPLPDTVSDASGAMLEPLGVALWALDLGQVPFGGTVAVVGCGPVGLLLIQLLRAAGVSRLIAVEPLPHRREAAAKWGADEVLAPSPVSASALAPAAALPDFSSYGVDVAFEMAGNDDAVHIAMESVRPGGRVVLGGIPGSDTTTFRASLARGKELTIAMVRRMNEVYPRAIDLAARGVVALDPLVTSRVPLADAPAAFAAAQRRTGLKVIITP